In Populus trichocarpa isolate Nisqually-1 chromosome 16, P.trichocarpa_v4.1, whole genome shotgun sequence, a genomic segment contains:
- the LOC7488767 gene encoding protein LURP-one-related 15 isoform X3, which yields MATGHAPGNPVPAVRTYPPVEHPVVVVGPQYLAQYPVELAVSTKLWTLGENDFKVSDINGTLIFQVKSKVLTLHDRRFLKDAAGNTLVNLRQKIMSMHRRWEAFRGESKEEKDLLFTAKKSKLYQFKTELDIFLGKNKGKVPDFKVKGGYRESSCSVLLGDSNTMLAQVTLTKLVSEI from the exons ATGGCTACTGGGCACGCACCAGGCAACCCCGTTCCAGCTGTGAGAACATACCCGCCGGTGGAGCATCCAGTGGTGGTAGTAGGGCCACAGTACCTGGCACAGTACCCTGTTGAACTCGCCGTCTCTACAAAGCTATGGACTCTTGGAGAGAATGATTTTAAGGTGTCTGACATTAATGGCACCCTCATCTTCCAGGTCAAGAGTAAAGTATTAACCCTGCATGATCGTCGTTTTCTGAAAGATGCAGCTGGTAACACCCTTGTCAATCTCAGGCAGAAG ATAATGAGCATGCATCGGAGGTGGGAGGCTTTTAGAGGAGAAAGCAAGGAGGAGAAAGATTTGCTTTTCACAGCCAAGAAATCAAAGCTGTACCAATTCAAGACTGAGTTAGACATATTCTTGGGTAAGAACAAAGGAAAGGTCCCTGATTTCAAGGTCAAAGGAGGCTACAGAGAGAGTTCCTGCTCTGTACTTCTTGGAGATTCCAATACCATGCTTGCACAG GTAACATTAACAAAACTTGTTTCTGAAATatga
- the LOC7460422 gene encoding protein LURP-one-related 15, whose protein sequence is MGRLPCLKPQYLAQYPVELAVSTKLWTLGENDFKVSDINGTLIFQVKSKLLTLHDRRFLKDAAGNTLVNLRQKIRTMHRRWEAFRGESKEEKDLLFTAKKSKLFQFKTELDIFLANNKGEVPDFKVKGGYGESSCSILLGDSNAMLAQMHRLHSLTTMILDTDSFGVTVYPNVDYAFIVAVVVILDEINADRSGED, encoded by the exons ATGG GTCGGTTGCCTTGTTTGAAACCACAGTACCTGGCACAGTACCCTGTTGAACTCGCCGTCTCTACAAAGCTATGGACTCTTGGAGAGAATGATTTTAAGGTGTCTGACATTAATGGCACCCTCATCTTCCAGGTCAAGAGTAAACTCTTAACCCTACATGATCGTCGTTTTCTGAAAGATGCAGCCGGTAACACCCTTGTCAATCTCAGGCAGAAG ATAAGGACCATGCATCGGAGGTGGGAAGCTTTTAGAGGAGAAAGCAAGGAGGAGAAAGATTTGCTTTTCACAGCCAAGAAATCAAAGTTATTCCAATTCAAAACTGAGTTAGACATATTCTTGGCTAACAACAAAGGAGAGGTCCCTGATTTCAAGGTCAAGGGAGGGTACGGAGAGAGTTCCTGCTCTATACTTCTTGGAGATTCCAATGCCATGCTTGCACAA ATGCATAGATTACACTCTCTCACGACAATGATCTTGGATACAGATAGTTTTGGAGTGACTGTTTATCCTAATGTTGATTATGCCTTCATAGTAGCTGTTGTGGTGATTCTCGATGAGATCAATGCGGACCGTAGTGGCGAAGATTAA
- the LOC7488767 gene encoding protein LURP-one-related 15 isoform X1 — protein MATGHAPGNPVPAVRTYPPVEHPVVVVGPQYLAQYPVELAVSTKLWTLGENDFKVSDINGTLIFQVKSKVLTLHDRRFLKDAAGNTLVNLRQKIMSMHRRWEAFRGESKEEKDLLFTAKKSKLYQFKTELDIFLGKNKGKVPDFKVKGGYRESSCSVLLGDSNTMLAQMHRKHTLASTILATDSFGVTVYPNVDYAFIAALVVILDEINADRSGED, from the exons ATGGCTACTGGGCACGCACCAGGCAACCCCGTTCCAGCTGTGAGAACATACCCGCCGGTGGAGCATCCAGTGGTGGTAGTAGGGCCACAGTACCTGGCACAGTACCCTGTTGAACTCGCCGTCTCTACAAAGCTATGGACTCTTGGAGAGAATGATTTTAAGGTGTCTGACATTAATGGCACCCTCATCTTCCAGGTCAAGAGTAAAGTATTAACCCTGCATGATCGTCGTTTTCTGAAAGATGCAGCTGGTAACACCCTTGTCAATCTCAGGCAGAAG ATAATGAGCATGCATCGGAGGTGGGAGGCTTTTAGAGGAGAAAGCAAGGAGGAGAAAGATTTGCTTTTCACAGCCAAGAAATCAAAGCTGTACCAATTCAAGACTGAGTTAGACATATTCTTGGGTAAGAACAAAGGAAAGGTCCCTGATTTCAAGGTCAAAGGAGGCTACAGAGAGAGTTCCTGCTCTGTACTTCTTGGAGATTCCAATACCATGCTTGCACAG ATGCATAGAAAACACACTCTCGCGAGTACTATTTTGGCTACAGATAGTTTTGGAGTGACTGTGTATCCTAATGTTGATTATGCCTTCATAGCGGCTCTTGTGGTGATTCTCGACGAGATCAATGCGGATCGCAGTGGCGAAGATTAA
- the LOC7488767 gene encoding protein LURP-one-related 15 isoform X2 encodes MATGHAPGNPVPAVRTYPPVEHPVVVVGPQYLAQYPVELAVSTKLWTLGENDFKVSDINGTLIFQVKSKILSLHDRRFLKDAAGNTLVNLSQKIMSMHRRWDAFRGESKEEKDLLFTTKKSKLFQFKTELDVFLGNNKGEVPDFKVKGGYSESSCSVLLGDSNTMLAQMHRRHTLASTILETDRFGVTVYPNVDYAFIVALVVILDEINADRSGED; translated from the exons ATGGCTACTGGGCACGCACCAGGCAACCCCGTTCCAGCTGTGAGAACATACCCGCCGGTGGAGCATCCAGTGGTGGTAGTAGGGCCACAGTACCTGGCACAGTACCCTGTTGAACTCGCCGTCTCTACAAAGCTATGGACTCTTGGAGAGAATGATTTTAAGGTGTCTGACATTAATGGCACCCTCATCTTCCAG GTCAAGAGTAAAATATTAAGCCTACATGATCGTCGTTTTCTGAAAGATGCAGCTGGTAACACCCTTGTCAACCTCAGTCAGAAG ATAATGAGCATGCATCGGAGGTGGGACGCTTTTAGAGGAGAAAGCAAGGAGGAGAAAGATTTGCTTTTCACAACCAAGAAATCAAAGCTGTTCCAATTCAAGACTGAATTAGACGTATTCTTGGGTAATAACAAAGGAGAGGTCCCTGATTTCAAGGTCAAAGGAGGCTACAGCGAGAGTTCCTGCTCTGTACTTCTTGGAGATTCCAATACCATGCTTGCACAG ATGCATAGAAGACACACTCTCGCGAGTACTATTTTGGAGACAGATCGTTTTGGAGTGACTGTGTATCCTAATGTTGATTATGCCTTCATAGTAGCTCTTGTGGTGATTCTCGACGAGATCAATGCGGATCGTAGTGGCGAAGATTAA